The following coding sequences are from one Acipenser ruthenus chromosome 7, fAciRut3.2 maternal haplotype, whole genome shotgun sequence window:
- the LOC117415866 gene encoding adiponectin receptor protein 2-like gives MCHRDQETEAQPSEQKEQQHGDEQMESEEPWQETEDEDEVEKEKAPDEGFMGMTPLLQAHHAMEKMEEFVHKVWEGRWRVIPHDVLPDWLKDNEYLQHGHRPPMPSFRACFRSIFRIHTETGNIWTHLLGCLFFLCLGIFYMFRPNMSFVAPVQEKVAIGMFFLGAILCLSFSWVFHTVYCHSEGVSRVFSKLDYSGIAFLIMGSFVPWLYYSFYCSPQPCVIYLMVICVLGISAIVVSQCDFFATPQYRGVRAGVFVGLGLSGVVPTFHFMISEGFLRATTMGQMGWLFLMATLYITGACLYAARIPERYFPGKCDIWFHSHQLFHILVVAGAFVHFHGVSNLQEFRYTAGGGCTEGNAL, from the exons gATGAACAGATGGAGTCTGAAGAGCCATGGCAGGAGACAGAGGATGAGGATGAGGTAGAGAAAGAGAAGGCACCAGACGAAGGCTTCATGGGAATGACACCATTACTGCAGGCGCACCACGCCATGGAGAAGATGGAGGAGTTTGTACACAAG GTCTGGGAAGGAAGGTGGCGGGTCATACCCCATGATGTGCTCCCTGATTGGCTGAAGGACAACGAATACCTTCAGCACGGTCACCGGCCCCCCATGCCGTCCTTCAGAGCCTGCTTCAGGAGCATCTTCAGAATCCACACAGAGACCGGGAACATCTGGACACATCTACTAG GTTGCCTGTTCTTCTTGTGCCTGGGCATCTTCTACATGTTCCGGCCCAACATGTCCTTCGTGGCGCCCGTCCAGGAGAAGGTGGCGATCGGCATGTTCTTCCTGGGGGCCATCCTCTGCCTGTCTTTCTCCTGGGTCTTCCACACGGTGTACTGCCACTCGGAAGGGGTTTCCCGTGTCTTTTCCAA ACTAGACTACTCGGGCATCGCTTTCCTGATCATGGGGAGCTTCGTTCCCTGGCTCTATTACTCCTTCTACTGCTCCCCACAGCCCTGCGTCATCTACCTGATGGTCATCTGTGTGCTCGGTATCTCCGCCATTGTGGTGTCCCAGTGTGATTTCTTTGCCACACCCCAGTACCGGGGGGTCAGAGCAG GTGTGTTTGTGGGTCTGGGGCTGAGTGGGGTGGTACCCACGTTTCACTTCATGATCTCGGAGGGGTTCCTGAGGGCAACCACCATGGGCCAGATGGGCTGGCTCTTCCTCATGGCAACACTCTACATCACCggagcttgtttgtacgctgccCGCATCCCCGAGAGGTACTTCCCTGGAAAGTGTGACATCTGG TTCCATTCCCATCAGCTATTTCACATCTTGGTGGTGGCGGGGGCTTTCGTCCATTTCCACGGAGTGTCGAACCTGCAGGAGTTCCGCTACACGGCGGGGGGCGGCTGCACGGAAGGCAACGCGCTCTAA